The following proteins come from a genomic window of Miscanthus floridulus cultivar M001 chromosome 2, ASM1932011v1, whole genome shotgun sequence:
- the LOC136538456 gene encoding deoxyuridine 5'-triphosphate nucleotidohydrolase-like — MAGKFGAIYSRAAACLFIPRPRNLFLHSTQTPSRFLPFTRRLHPRSLSTLAMAASNGVAAAATDSVQEPPQKISKISPLLKVKKLSDKAVLPSRGSDLAAGYDLSSAVEIVVPARGKALVPTDLSVAIPHGTYARIAPRSGLALKHSIDVGAGVIDADYRGPVGVILFNHSDADFAVKPGDRIAQMIIEVIATPEVAEVEDLDATVRGEAGFGSTGV, encoded by the exons ATGGCGGGAAAGTTTGGCGCCATCTATTCCCGCGCCGCCGCCTGCCTATTTATCCCCCGCCCCCGCAACCTCTTCCTCCACTCAACCCAAACTCCTTCCAGATTTCTCCCCTTCACCCGCCGCCTGCACCCAAGAAGCCTCTCGACCTTAGCCATGGCCGCATCCAACGGcgtcgccgctgccgccaccgACTCCGTCCAAGAGCCTCCCCAGAAGATCTCCAAGATCTCCCCCCTGCTCAAGGTGAAGAAGCTCTCCGACAAGGCCGTGCTGCCGTCCCGCGGCTCCGACCTCGCCGCCGGCTACGACCTCTCTAG TGCCGTGGAGATCGTGGTGCCGGCGCGTGGCAAGGCGCTGGTGCCGACCGACCTCAGCGTCGCCATCCCCCACGGAACATACGCGCGCATCG CGCCTAGGTCCGGGCTGGCGCTGAAGCACTCCATCGACGTGGGCGCCGGCGTGATCGACGCTGACTACCGCGGCCCCGTCGGGGTCATCCTCTTCAACCACTCCGACGCCGACTTCGCTGTGAAGCCCGGCGACAGGATCGCGCAGATGATCATCGAGGTGATCGCGACGCCCGAGgtcgcggaggtggaggacctcgaCGCCACCGTCCGTGGCGAGGCAGGGTTCGGATCCACCGGCGTCTGA
- the LOC136521926 gene encoding guanine nucleotide-binding protein subunit beta, protein MASVAELKEKHAAATASVNSLRERLRQRRETLLDTDVARYSKSQGRAPVSFNPTDLVCCRTLQGHSGKVYSLDWTPEKNWIVSASQDGRLIVWNALTSQKTHAIKLHCPWVMTCAFAPNGQSVACGGLDSACSIFNLNSQADRDGNMPVSRILTGHKGYVSSCQYVPDQETRLITSSGDQTCVLWDVTTGQRISIFGGEFPSGHTADVQSVSINSSNTNMFVSGSCDTTVRLWDIRIASRAVRTYHGHEGDVNSVKFFPDGHRFGTGSDDGTCRLFDMRTGHQLQVYSREPDRNDNELPTVTSIAFSISGRLLFAGYSNGDCYVWDTLLAEVVLNLGNLQNSHDGRISCLGMSSDGSALCTGSWDKKLKIWAFSGQRKIV, encoded by the exons ATGGCGTCCGTGGCGGAGCTCAAGGAGAAGCACGCCGCCGCGACGGCGTCGGTCAACTCCCTGCGCGAGCGCCTCCGCCAGCGCCGGGAGACGCTCCTCGACACGGACG tggcgaggtacTCCAAGTCGCAGGGGAGGGCGCCGGTGAGCTTCAACCCGACGGATCTGGTCTGCTGCCGCACGCTGCAGGGCCATAGCGGAAAG GTGTATTCTCTGGATTGGACCCCTGAAAAGAATTGGATAGTCAGTGCCTCTCAAGATGGAAGGTTAATTGTGTGGAATGCATTGACAAGCCAGAAAACACATGCCATAAAGCTGCATTGCCCATGGGTGATGACCTGTGCTTTTGCCCCCAATGGCCAATCTGTCGCCTGTGGTGGTCTTGATAGCGCGTGCTCTATTTTCAATCTCAACTCTCAAGCAGACAGAGATGGGAACATGCCAGTATCAAGAATTCTTACTGGGCACAAGGGCTATGTTTCGTCATGCCAATATGTCCCAGATCAGGAAACTCGCCTTATTACTAGCTCAGGTGATCAGACATGTGTTCTTTGGGATGTTACTACTGGACAGAGGATATCAATATTTGGAGGTGAATTTCCATCAGGGCATACAGCTGACGTTCAAAG TGTGTCCATCAACTCATCAAATACGAATATGTTTGTCTCTGGCTCATGTGATACAACTGTGAGGCTGTGGGATATCAGAATTGCAAGTCGAGCTGTTCGAACCTACCATGGACATGAGGGCGACGTTAACAGTGTGAAGTTTTTCCCTGATGGCCATAGGTTTGGTACTGGCTCAGATGATGGCACATGTAGATTATTTGATATGAGAACAGGGCATCAACTTCAGGTGTACAGTAGGGAGCCTGATAGAAATGATAATGAACTACCTACTGTTACATCTATTGCATTTTCGATATCAGGAAGGCTACTTTTTGCTGGTTACTCCAATGGTGACTGTTATGTGTGGGACACACTTCTTGCTGAG GTGGTACTTAATCTGGGAAACCTACAAAACTCCCATGATGGTCGTATAAGTTGCCTTGGGATGTCATCTGATGGGAGTGCATTGTGTACAGGAAGTTGGGACAAAAAATTGAAG ATTTGGGCCTTCAGTGGACAACGGAAAATAGTTTGA